From Panicum hallii strain FIL2 chromosome 2, PHallii_v3.1, whole genome shotgun sequence, a single genomic window includes:
- the LOC112881963 gene encoding 3-hydroxy-3-methylglutaryl-coenzyme A reductase 3-like, which yields MAMEVRRRVPPPHGGAAPAGHHPRRRAAAGGEGERERVRVQAGDALPLPIRHTNLIFSALFAASLVYLMRRWREKIRASTPLHVVSLAEIFAICGLVASLIYLLSFFGIAFVQSVVSNSDDEEDYLIDSHRAQAPAPPAPAPCALLGNPAAAPEKMPEEDEEIVAAVVAGKIPSYVLETRLGDCRRAAGIRREALRRITGREMDGLPLDGFDYASILGQCCELPVGYVQLPVGVAGPLLLDSRRHYVPMATTEGCLVASTNRGFKAIAESGGASSVVLKDGMTRAPAVRFPSARRAAELKGFLENPANFDTLATVFNRSSRFGRLQGVKCAMAGRNLYMRFTCSTGDAMGMNMVSKGVQNVLDYLQDDFPDMDVISISGNFCSDKKSAAINWIEGRGKSVVCEAVIKEEVVKKVLKTNVQALVELNVIKNLAGSAVAGALGGFNAHASNIVTAIFIATGQDPAQNVESSQCMTMLEAINDGKDLHISVTMPSIEVGTVGGGTQLASQSACLDLLGVKGANRESPGSNARLLATVVAGAVLAGELSLISAQAAGHLVQSHMKYNRSSRDMSKAAEEADRPKKC from the exons atgGCCATGGAGGTCCGCCGCAGGGTCCCGCCGCCGCACGGGGGGGCGGCCCCCGCGGGGCACCATccgcggcgccgggcggcggccgggggcgagGGGGAGCGGGAGCGGGTGCGGGTGCAGGCCGGGGACGCGCTGCCGCTCCCGATCCGGCACACCAACCTCATCTTCTCGGCGCTCTTCGCGGCCTCGCTCGTGTACCTGATGCGGCGGTGGCGGGAGAAGATCCGCGCGTCCACGCCGCTCCACGTCGTCTCCCTCGCCGAGATCTTCGCCATCTGCGGCCTCGTCGCCTCGCTCATCTACCTCCTCAGCTTCTTCGGCATCGCCTTCGTGCAGTCCGTCGTCTCCAACagcgacgacgaggaggacTACCTCATCGACTCCCACCGCGCgcaggcgccggcgccgcccgcaccGGCCCCGTGCGCGCTGCTGGGgaaccccgccgccgcgccggagaAAATgccggaggaggacgaggagatcGTGGCCGCAGTCGTGGCCGGGAAGATCCCGTCCTACGTGCTGGAGACCAGGCTGGGGGACTGCCGCCGGGCCGCCGGGATCCGGCGGGAGGCGCTGCGGCGGATCACGGGGAGGGAGATGGATGGCCTCCCGCTCGACGGGTTCGACTACGCGTCCATCCTCGGCCAGTGCTGCGAGCTGCCCGTGGGCTACGTGCAGCTGCCCGTGGGCGTCGCTGGCCCGCTCCTGCTCGACAGTCGCCGGCACTACGTGCCAATGGCGACCACCGAGGGCTGCCTCGTCGCTAGCACCAACCGAGGGTTCAAGGCCATTGCCGAGTCCGGCGGCGCCTCCAGCGTCGTGCTCAAGGACGGGATGACGCGAGCACCGGCCGTCCGGTTCCCGTctgcccgccgcgccgctgAGCTCAAGGGCTTCTTGGAGAATCCCGCCAACTTTGACACCCTGGCTACAGTGTTTAACAG GTCGAGCAGATTTGGTAGACTGCAGGGAGTGAAGTGCGCGATGGCAGGGAGGAACCTTTACATGAGGTTCACCTGCAGCACAGGGGATGCCATGGGGATGAACATGGTCTCCAAAGGCGTCCAGAACGTGCTGGACTACCTCCAGGATGACTTCCCTGATATGGATGTTATCAGCATATCAG GTAACTTCTGTTCTGACAAGAAGTCAGCTGCTATAAACTGGATTGAAGGGCGTGGAAAGTCTGTGGTTTGTGAGGCAGTAATCAAGGAAGAAGTTGTGAAAAAGGTTCTCAAGACTAACGTTCAGGCACTAGTAGAATTGAACGTGATCAAGAACCTTGCTGGCTCAGCTGTTGCTGGAGCTCTTgggggtttcaatgcccatgcAAGCAACATTGTGACAGCCATCTTCATTGCAACTGGTCAGGACCCTGCACAGAATGTGGAGAGTTCCCAGTGCATGACAATGTTGGAAGCTATAAATGATGGCAAAGATCTCCACATCTCCGTTACCATGCCGTCTATCGAG GTTGGCACGGTTGGGGGCGGCACGCAGCTGGCCTCACAGTCTGCCTGCTTGGACCTACTCGGCGTCAAAGGCGCGAACAGGGAATCCCCGGGGTCGAACGCGAGGCTCCTGGCCACGGTGGTTGCTGGTGCGGTCCTCGCTGGGGAGCTGTCCCTCATCTCTGCTCAGGCCGCTGGCCATCTGGTCCAGAGCCACATGAAATACAACAGATCCAGCAGAGACATGTCCAAGGCTGCAGAGGAAGCAGACAGACCCAAAAAATGCTGA
- the LOC112879887 gene encoding uncharacterized protein LOC112879887, which translates to MTAEGTACNGAGEAPKAEFPPGKAVPAPPEEKAAAEREGEDVGGPFVIVNGGDSDGHSDRGSDLGRAPDEDSPSEEDDVHASNAAPDAAAGGDHGAAGGEVGDPGAAPVASSADGADRAADGSEAGADEGRGELSLDFVTEVPRQKAAVEEHGGAAAPASSGSEPAVTGADSEAPAVDSEVEGKEETVDESAATDAAESVAHEAASNEQDREDAAAESCGHDDALTSAKFGSAVVESEVNGEDSKEEQSPADVAEPVVQGTGGSIALVENGHHCPDMRADSFEAAIESESQEDAAVESLVHDEAPLPAKSSSVSMESEANGEDSKEEQSSADVVEPVDGTDDACALMANGHVCANMRSDSFEASTEPDNHANDSKPEQNATEIAESAEENAVCDCEDGMDASQTNGHISVALSSDSSESEVHAIETGGQETNQQEEGAQPTQVEVLEGLLEAADRNCEGSVEELIEEKVNADGHSNAEGGADASRESENVDKQVEGEATCGILQLEEKLGNGVDSSCDDCISAVVSYNEGVELPVGKAINEAVPDMCELEEVTENTSQETVQGEVKDGVSICTLHSLKPEESDPSVKSSLEHNVQAEVATVDETAAESDLKADNVVEVETAAREVEETEVKDEADLAPFLSQQNCESSTETVEHEKIEAPSAGQPNVTENDVAEVEPTKEHEREVVDAVPLQEASTFHNEPRSIDLVDSDNINHSSSVTELESCDHVHTEESRSREISETAVEKLVSGASLEHGTMVRDEAEITPETENGSQEEPSDAAVDHGEPVELKGELEVDDAQLGSTTGYDSLAFDTAGSISEKDESSETVGGSKSQEKQSEICNTSTTSDELSATIGNEVPSPINEVDETCNGTCPENVNVSIKSSEEVETKCLEALEPSSTDIAVPAEDKENDQHAPGGLHGDHAEVIGPQKVHMIKIPRFAGEDIWAKTQAAQAHLDQLTQERDAINRRKQEQKAVCDQYREKLEAARREEREARAAHGDKKNDLNSVRSVIGKMHQAKSIEEIDELIVMKERTMQHETISLNVEKQLLKEINDLKAQRKQLSSNMGSKAEINEAFDRKDHIHERHKALKKDSDVLFTNLKSLEENTRKILKSFDDEKIALRKLTEEYRAANELRQKAYSEWSELKAEPWKKNQYFFMYRDDRKAAEVYKTSGDMYGLLSYCNDQIERVMKMWNENEDFRKQYVEANKFSTLRRLGTLDGRRLGPDEDPPVIPTRRPMNASPLTASSPDVPTLTSVPPPVLAAPAPVPAKEDSFPVLPSPQISKRTKSKASGSSAQNENNAVSTSEAEDIKQTEKEKARLKEEQLELARKAEELARKEEELRKERAAAEKERLRLEQKAKAKEAEERKRRKAEKEKERAEFKARKEAEEREKKKAKKDKKKGTTPADSSAIGDSNAAALATADSDSNASDNPREVEASQATAPKRLSRPAAAIKQLNRVQPMPAPLRNRGRRKMRQYLLITAAVLSVLALFVAGNYIPKLKSLHQ; encoded by the exons ATGACGGCCGAGGGGACGGCGTGCaacggcgccggcgaggcgcccaAGGCGGAATTCCCGCCGGGGAAGGCGGTTCCCGCGCCGCCGGAGGAGAAGGCGGCCGCGGAGCGCGAGGGCGAGGACGTCGGCGGGCCGTTCGTGATCGTGAACGGCGGCGACTCCGACGGCCACTCGGACCGCGGCTCAGATCTGGGCAGGGCGCCCGACGAGGACTCGCCCTCCGAGGAGGACGACGTGCACGCCTCCAATGCGGCTCCGGACGCGGCCGCGGGCGGGGATCACGGGGCCGCCGGCGGGGAAGTGGGCGATCCGGGTGCAGCACCGGTTGCTTCGTCGGCTGACGGCGCTGATCGTGCTGCCGACGGGTCTGAGGCTGGCGCGGATGAGGGCAGAGGTGAGCTGAGTTTAGATTTTGTTACTGAAGTGCCGCGGCAGAAGGCTGCCGTGGAAGAGCACGGTGGGGCAGCTGCTCCGGCTTCCAGTGGGAGCGAACCTGCAGTCACTGGTGCTGACTCTGAGGCACCTGCTGTGGATTCCGAGGTTGAAGGCAAGGAGGAAACAGTGGATGAAAGTGCTGCTACTGATGCCGCTGAATCAGTGGCGCACGAGGCAGCTAGCAATGAGCAGGATAGAGAGGATGCTGCTGCGGAGTCCTGTGGGCACGATGATGCACTAACATCTGCCAAATTCGGTTCTGCTGTCGTGGAATCCGAGGTTAATGGAGAGGATAGCAAAGAAGAACAGAGTCCCGCTGATGTTGCGGAACCAGTAGTGCAGGGTACAGGTGGATCAATTGCTTTGGTGGAAAATGGGCATCATTGTCCCGATATGAGGGCTGATTCGTTTGAAGCTGCAATTGAGTCTGAGAGTCAAGAGGATGCTGCTGTGGAGTCCCTTGTGCATGATGAAGCCCCACTGCCTGCCAAGTCCAGTTCCGTTTCCATGGAGTCGGAGGCTAATGGGGAGGATAGCAAAGAAGAACAGAGCTCTGCTGATGTTGTCGAGCCGGtggatggtacagatgatgcaTGTGCTTTGATGGCTAATGGGCATGTTTGTGCCAACATGAGGTCTGATTCATTTGAAGCTTCAACTGAGCCTGATAATCATGCTAACGATAGCAAACCGGAACAGAATGCCACTGAAATTGCAGAATCAGCAGAGGAGAATGCTGTCTGTGACTGTGAGGATGGCATGGATGCATCGCAGACCAATGGTCATATTTCTGTTGCATTAAGTTCTGACTCTTCTGAGTCCGAGGTCCATGCCATTGAGACGGGAGGGCAAGAAACTAATCAGCAAGAGGAGGGAGCTCAACCAACTCAGGTTGAAGTATTGGAAGGACTGCTAGAAGCAGCTGACAGAAACTGTGAAGGTAGTGTTGAGGAACTCATAGAAGAGAAAGTCAATGCAGATGGACATAGCAATGCAGAAGGTGGTGCTGATGCGTCTAGGGAGTCAGAAAACGTGGACAAGCAGGTAGAAGGTGAAGCCACATGTGGTATTCTTCAATTAGAAGAGAAACTAGGCAACGGTGTAGACAGTTCATGTGATGACTGTATATCTGCTGTTGTTTCCTATAATGAGGGAGTAGAGCTTCCTGTGGGGAAAGCGATAAATGAAGCTGTCCCCGATATGTGTGAGCTGGAGGAAGTAACTGAGAATACAAGCCAAGAGACCGTGCAGGGTGAGGTCAAGGATGGGGTTTCTATTTGCACACTTCATTCTTTGAAACCAGAAGAATCAGATCCTTCTGTTAAATCAAGCCTGGAACATAATGTCCAGGCAGAAGTTGCCACAGTTGATGAAACTGCAGCAGAGTCAGATTTGAAAGCTGACAATGTGGTGGAAGTGGAAACAGCAGCTCGTGAAGTTGAGGAAACCGAGGTAAAAGATGAGGCAGATCTAGCTCCTTTCTTATCTCAGCAGAATTGTGAATCTTCAACAGAAACTGTAGAGCATGAGAAGATTGAAGCACCAAGTGCTGGGCAGCCTAATGTAACTGAGAATGATGTAGCAGAAGTAGAACCAACGAAAGAGCATGAGAGGGAGGTTGTTGATGCTGTTCCATTGCAGGAAGCCTCAACTTTCCACAATGAGCCAAGGTCCATTGATTTGGTTGACAGTGATAACATCAATCATTCTAGCTCGGTTACTGAGCTGGAATCTTGTGACCATGTACACACTGAAGAGAGCAGATCCAGAGAAATATCGGAGACCGCTGTTGAGAAACTTGTATCTGGTGCTTCTTTAGAACATGGAACTATGGTGCGCGATGAAGCTGAAATCACTCCTGAAACAGAAAATGGATCTCAAGAAGAACCTAGTGATGCTGCTGTTGATCATGGTGAACCTGTCGAATTGAAAGGTGaacttgaggttgatgatgctcaaCTTGGCTCAACTACAGGGTATGATTCTCTCGCGTTTGATACAGCTGGAAGTATTTCCGAAAAGGACGAATCGAGTGAGACTGTTGGAGGTAGCAAATCACAGGAAAAACAGTCAGAAATTTGTAACACATCTACTACGTCTGATGAACTTTCTGCCACAATTGGAAATGAAGTCCCCTCACCAATTAACGAGGTAGATGAGACATGCAATGGTACCTGTCCTGAAAATGTAAATGTGTCTATTAAATCTTCTGAAGAGGTCGAAACCAAATGCTTGGAAG CATTAGAGCCTTCATCCACCGACATTGCTGTTCCAGCAGAAGACAAGGAGAATGACCAACATGCTCCTGGTGGGCTGCATGGAGATCATGCAGAGGTCATTGGGCCACAAAAGGTCCACATGATAAAAATCCCAAGATTTGCAGGTGAAGATATCTGGGCTAAGACGCAAGCTGCACAGGCTCACTTAGATCAACTTACCCAGGAGAGAGATGCAATTAATCGTCGTAAGCAAGAGCAAAAG GCTGTATGTGATCAATACAGGGAGAAGCTAGAGGCAGCACGGCGAGAAGAGAGGGAAGCTAGGGCTGCACATGGGGATAAGAAGAATGATTTAAATAGTGTACGGTCAGTGATAGGGAAAATGCACCAAGCAAAGTCCATTGAAGAAATTGATGAGTTG ATTGTTATGAAAGAGAGGACTATGCAACATGAGACCATTTCTTTGAACGTGGAAAAGCAATTACTTAAAGAGATTAATGACCTAAAAGCCCAACGAAAGCAGTTGTCCTCCAATATGGGCTCAAAGGCTGAAATCAATGAGGCATTCGACCGAAAAGATCATATTCATGAACGGCACAAG GCATTAAAGAAGGATTCAGATGTCTTATTCACGAACCTGAAATCCCTAGAGGAGAACACAAGAAAGATTCTTAAATCCTTTGATGATGAAAAAATAGCACTCAGGAAATTAACTGAGGAATACCGAGCTGCTAATGAATTACGTCAAAAGGCCTACAGTGAGTGGTCTGAGCTTAAAGCAGAGCCCTGGAAGAAG AATCAGTACTTTTTCATGTACAGGGATGACCGGAAGGCAGCAGAGGTTTACAAAACTTCTGGTGATATGTATGGACTTCTGTCTTACTGTAATGATCAG ATCGAGAGAGTTATGAAAATGTGGAATGAAAATGAGGACTTCCGCAAGCAGTATGTTGAAGCAAACAAGTTTAGCACACTAAGGAGATTAGGGACCCTTGATGGACGAAGACTTGGCCCTGATGAAGATCCTCCAGTCATTCCAACCAGGAGACCAATGAATGCATCTCCATTGACTGCCTCAAGCCCGGACGTGCCCACTTTAACTTCAGTACCACCACCTGTATTGGCTGCTCCAGCTCCAGTCCCTGCTAAAGAGGACTCTTTTCCTGTTTTGCCATCCCCCCAGATCAGTAAGCGCACCAAATCAAAAGCATCTGGTAGCTCTGCACAGAATGAGAACAATGCTGTTTCGACATCAGAGGCAGAAGATATTAAACAAACTGAAAAGGAAAAGGCTCGTCTAAAAGAGGAACAATTGGAGTTAGCTAGGAAGGCAGAGGAGTTGGCCCGTAAGGAGGAGGAATTAAGAAAAGAGAGGGCCGCGGCTGAAAAGGAGCGGCTCCGGTTGGAGCAGAAGGCTAAGGCTAAGGAGGCCGAGGAGCGGAAGAGGCGTAAAGCagagaaggagaaggaaagagCTGAATTCAAAGCACGGAAGGAAGctgaggagagggagaag AAGAAAGCAAAGAAAGATAAGAAGAAAGGCACAACGCCAGCAGACTCCAGCGCTATCGGTGACAGCAATGCCGCAGCATTGGCTACAGCGGATAGTGACAGCAACGCTTCAgacaacccaagggaagttgagGCTTCTCAAGCGACAGCCCCCAAGAGGCTATCTAGACCGGCAGCTGCCATCAAGCAGCTGAACAGGGTGCAGCCCATGCCAGCGCCCCTGCGTAACAGGGGCAGGAGGAAAATGCGGCAGTACCTCCTGATCACCGCGGCAGTGCTATCGGTTCTCGCGTTATTCGTGGCTGGCAACTACATTCCCAAGTTGAAGTCGCTTCACCAGTAA
- the LOC112881144 gene encoding diacylglycerol kinase theta-like, with protein MSSGSSRCVSTNSRGLSGRLPPSEDVPETSEREAEEDDGGEIVHFSHPEHRLARFDFPYLFLCMGCREYGAGKRFMCQACGFQLHEFCALAPPSLHDHPFHPKHPHLLFFARPAGGFLRCKCDVCGKSVKGFSFRCASCGFDMHPCCAAMARRMELPAAHEHPLELVAQDGAESSLVCQVCRRATARRSGGSAGHTVYRCLPCGYCLHARCAKDMVNGLYEHGIVPPERRSAIAAAARVTVNALFGVLGGLIEGIGEGIGEAFVENIGRSRRSFR; from the exons atgagcagcggcagcagcaggtgCGTGTCCACGAACTCGAGAGGGCTCAGCGGCAGGCTGCCGCCGTCCGAGGATGTCCCTGAGACGAGCGAgcgcgaggcggaggaggacgacggcggcgagaTCGTGCACTTCAGCCACCCTGAGCACCGGCTGGCCCGGTTCGACTTCCCGTACCTGTTCCTGTGCATGGGGTGCAGGGAGTACGGCGCCGGGAAGCGGTTCATGTGCCAGGCCTGCGGCTTCCAGCTCCACGAGTTCTGCGCGCTGGCGCCGCCGTCGCTCCACGACCACCCGTTCCACCCCAAGCACCCGCACCTCCTCTTCTTCGCCAGGCCGGCAG GTGGGTTTCTCCGGTGCAAGTGCGACGTCTGCGGCAAGTCGGTGAAGGGCTTCTCGTTCCGGTGCGCGTCGTGCGGGTTCGACATGCACCCGTGCTGCGCGGCGATGGCGCGGCGGATGGAGCTCCCGGCGGCGCACGAGCACCCGCTGGAGCTGGTGGCGCAGGACGGCGCGGAGTCGAGCCTCGTGTGCCAGGTGTGCAGGcgggcgacggcgaggcggtCCGGCGGGTCGGCGGGGCACACCGTGTACCGGTGCCTGCCGTGCGGGTACTGCCTCCACGCCCGGTGCGCCAAGGACATGGTGAACGGGCTGTACGAGCACGGCATCGTGCCGCCGGAGAGGCGGAGCGCGATCGCTGCCGCGGCCAGGGTCACCGTGAACGCGCTGTTCGGGGTCCTCGGCGGCCTCATCGAGGGGATTGGGGAGGGCATCGGCGAGGCCTTCGTCGAAAACAtcgggaggagcaggaggagctTCAGATGA
- the LOC112883029 gene encoding uncharacterized protein LOC112883029, translating to MGSCVSFSRSPPAASTAAGESARRQRAVATAKVVNLDGSMAQFAGPVTAREALLELAPGEGGGRRSGSSPPRFLCSSDELGFDAPARALAADEALRPGQLYFALPAPMLRRPLSGNDMAALAVRAATALAVEAGLAAGGLSPQRQTKQGGAPAGKGRRRRLSTARVAPLLVASSKDDGRSDDHSWNGDTRGGFATRNKTGHDGDRTVGKASAGRGAAHRSGGASLRRPGVQQRLSAIAEDEE from the coding sequence ATGGGCTCCTGCGTCTCGTTctcgcgctcgccgccggcggcgtcTACAGCAGCGGGGGAGTCGGCCCGGCGACAGCGGGCGGTGGCCACCGCGAAGGTGGTGAACCTGGACGGCTCCATGGCGCAGTTCGCGGGGCCGGTCACGGCGCGCGAAGCGCTGCTGGAGCTGGCGCCGGGCGAAGGCGGGGGCCGCCGCTCCgggtcgtcgccgccgcgctTCCTCTGCAGCTCTGACGAGCTCGGCTTCgacgcgcccgcccgcgcgctgGCCGCGGACGAGGCGCTCCGGCCGGGGCAGCTCTACTTCGCGCTGCCCGCGCCCATGCTGCGCCGGCCGCTGTCCGGGAACGACATGGCTGCGCTCGCCGTCCGGGCCGCCACGGCGCTCGCGGTCGAGGCGGGTCTCGCCGCCGGAGGCTTGTCTCCTCAGCGGCAAACGAAACAGGGCGGGGCGCCGGCAGGCaagggccgccggcgccggctgtCGACGGCGCGAGTGGCTCCGCTTCTCGTCGCCAGCAGCAAGGACGACGGCCGGTCCGACGACCATTCTTGGAACGGCGACACGCGCGGCGGATTCGCAACGCGCAACAAGACGGGTCACGACGGTGACCGCACGGTCGGGAAGGCGAGTGCGGGACGGGGAGCTGCTcacaggagcggcggcgctagTCTCCGTCGTCCCGGCGTGCAGCAGAGGTTAAGCGCCATCGCCGAAGACGAAGAGTGA
- the LOC112882589 gene encoding uncharacterized protein LOC112882589, with product MGSCVSRSGAVSSEAAAESVRALTAKVVGLDGSLAQFAAPVTAHEALAATAAGTAPSSPRTRFLCCSDELDFDAPVRALGARDALQPGQLYFALPVAMLGRPLSAQDMAELAARAAAALGTAPVVVATAGSGRVAAGVPSRGRSKAGAASSKLQRRQTTGRRVAPLVDVIVTAHADGGWKSDHVRGGSYGEAAKAESGDRTVGKTRWGVGHRGAAPRPVAAVQRLSAIAEAASE from the coding sequence ATGGGTTCGTGCGTCTCCCGCTCCGGGGCGGTGTcgtcggaggcggcggcggagtccgTGCGCGCGCTCACGGCCAAGGTCGTGGGCCTCGACGGCTCCCTGGCGCAGTTCGCGGCGCCCGTCACGGCGCACGAGGCTctggccgccaccgccgccggcacAGCGCCGTCGTCGCCGCGCACGCGCTTCCTCTGCTGCTCCGACGAGCTGGACTTCGACGCGCCCGTCCGCGCGCTGGGCGCGCGCGACGCGCTCCAGCCCGGGCAGCTCTACTTCGCGCTGCCGGTCGCCATGCTCGGACGGCCGCTGTCCGCCCAGGACATGGCCGAGCTCGCCGCCAGGGCCGCCGCGGCTCTAGGGACGGCGCCCGTCGTCGTCGCCACCGCGGGTTCGGGCCGtgtcgccgccggcgtgccgtCGCGGGGCAGGAGTAAGGCCGGCGCGGCCAGCAGCAAGCTGCAGCGACGGCAGACTACGGGGCGGCGAGTCGCGCCGCTCGTCGACGTCATCGTGACCGCGCACGCGGACGGTGGATGGAAGAGCGACCACGTGCGCGGGGGATCATACGGCGAAGCGGCCAAGGCGGAGTCTGGCGACCGAACCGTGGGGAAGACGAGGTGGGGAGTCGGCCACAGAGGTGCCGCTCCTCGCCCTGTTGCGGCGGTGCAGAGATTGAGCGCGATCGCGGAAGCAGCTAGTGAGTGA